In Pseudomonas sp. GCEP-101, one DNA window encodes the following:
- a CDS encoding NAD(P)/FAD-dependent oxidoreductase produces MKTQPLALPPSLWAATANPAAATPPLAQDKQVDVAIVGAGYTGLVTALHLARNGVRVCVLDAGEPGWGASGRNGGQVIPGLKHDPDDLRRLFGGDQAERLIEVAGGAADEVFELIRRYDIDCEATRQGWIQPAASPAALRAIEKRAEQWRRHGVPVELLDQRSVVQRIGSQDYLGAWVDPRAGSVQPLSYVRGLARAALSEGAAIHGHNRVTALRRHGDGWQLTTDTQHSVTAEKVILATNGYTDDLWPRLRQTVIAANSFIVATKPLPDHLRRSVLPNGEVCSDARRLLLYFKQDAHGRLLLGGRGPFAEPRSPGDWLHLKRSLLGLFPQLAGVEFEYQWSGRVALTPDFMPRLHEPAPNLSILLGYNGRGIAMASTLGRHLAERLLDREKDFPFPVTPVRPIPFHSLQRLYLGVGITWYRLLDAVF; encoded by the coding sequence ATGAAAACCCAGCCTCTGGCATTGCCGCCCTCACTGTGGGCGGCCACCGCCAACCCGGCCGCAGCGACCCCGCCCCTGGCGCAGGACAAGCAGGTCGATGTGGCCATCGTCGGCGCGGGCTATACCGGGCTGGTCACCGCCCTGCACCTGGCCCGCAACGGCGTGCGCGTCTGCGTGCTGGACGCTGGCGAGCCGGGCTGGGGCGCCTCCGGGCGCAACGGCGGGCAGGTGATCCCCGGCCTCAAGCATGACCCCGACGACCTGCGCCGACTGTTTGGCGGCGACCAGGCCGAGCGCCTGATCGAGGTCGCCGGTGGCGCCGCCGACGAAGTCTTCGAGCTGATCCGCCGCTACGACATCGACTGCGAAGCCACCCGCCAGGGCTGGATCCAGCCGGCCGCCTCGCCCGCCGCCCTGCGCGCCATCGAGAAGCGCGCGGAGCAGTGGCGCCGGCACGGCGTACCGGTGGAACTGCTCGACCAACGCAGCGTCGTCCAGCGCATCGGCAGCCAGGACTACCTCGGCGCCTGGGTCGACCCGCGCGCCGGCAGCGTCCAGCCGCTGAGCTACGTGCGCGGCCTGGCCCGCGCCGCGCTGAGCGAAGGGGCCGCCATCCACGGCCATAACCGCGTGACCGCCCTGCGCCGCCACGGCGACGGCTGGCAGCTGACCACGGACACCCAGCACAGCGTGACGGCCGAAAAAGTCATCCTCGCCACCAACGGCTATACCGACGACCTCTGGCCACGGCTGCGGCAGACGGTGATCGCCGCCAACAGCTTCATCGTCGCGACCAAACCCTTGCCGGACCACCTGCGGCGCAGCGTGCTGCCCAATGGCGAGGTCTGCTCGGACGCGCGGCGTCTGCTGCTCTACTTCAAGCAGGACGCCCACGGCCGCCTGCTGCTGGGCGGCCGCGGGCCGTTCGCCGAGCCGCGCTCGCCCGGCGACTGGCTGCATCTGAAGCGCTCGCTGCTGGGACTGTTCCCGCAACTGGCCGGCGTCGAGTTCGAGTACCAGTGGAGCGGCCGCGTGGCGCTGACCCCGGACTTCATGCCAAGGCTGCATGAGCCGGCGCCGAACCTGAGCATCCTGCTCGGCTACAACGGTCGCGGCATCGCCATGGCCTCGACCCTGGGCCGGCATCTGGCAGAGCGTCTGCTGGACCGCGAGAAGGACTTCCCCTTCCCCGTCACGCCGGTGCGGCCGATCCCCTTCCACAGCCTGCAGCGCCTGTACCTGGGCGTGGGCATCACCTGGTACCGCCTGCTCGACGCCGTGTTCTGA
- a CDS encoding amino acid ABC transporter ATP-binding protein, with product MIRIQSLHKSYGSTRVLEGIDLSVESGQVVCLIGPSGSGKSTLLRCINGLETYEGGDILVGEERVDRHAHSIHEIRTQVAMVFQRFNLFPHRTALQNVMEGPVYVKKERPDAAREHARALLEKVGLGHRMDAYPDELSGGQQQRVAIARALAMRPQAILFDEPTSALDPELVGEVLAVMRKLADEGMTMVVVTHEMGFARDVADKVCFLYGGRIVEEGAAKDVLCAPRQPRTQEFLRRLLNTDGGQA from the coding sequence ATGATCCGCATCCAGTCCCTGCACAAAAGCTACGGCAGCACCCGCGTACTCGAAGGCATCGACCTGTCGGTGGAGAGCGGCCAGGTGGTGTGCCTGATCGGCCCGTCCGGTTCGGGCAAGTCCACCCTGCTGCGCTGCATCAACGGGCTGGAGACCTACGAGGGTGGCGACATCCTGGTCGGCGAGGAGCGGGTCGACCGCCACGCCCACTCCATCCATGAGATCCGCACGCAGGTAGCGATGGTGTTTCAGCGCTTCAACCTGTTCCCCCATCGCACCGCGCTGCAGAACGTCATGGAAGGCCCGGTCTACGTGAAGAAGGAGCGCCCGGACGCCGCCCGCGAGCACGCCCGCGCCCTGCTGGAGAAAGTCGGCCTGGGCCACCGCATGGACGCCTACCCGGACGAACTCTCCGGCGGCCAGCAGCAACGCGTGGCCATCGCCCGCGCCCTGGCCATGCGCCCCCAGGCGATTCTCTTCGACGAGCCGACCTCCGCGCTGGACCCGGAGTTGGTGGGCGAAGTGCTGGCGGTGATGCGCAAGCTGGCCGACGAAGGCATGACCATGGTGGTGGTGACCCACGAAATGGGTTTCGCCCGCGACGTGGCGGACAAGGTGTGCTTCCTCTACGGCGGCCGTATCGTCGAGGAAGGCGCGGCCAAGGACGTGCTCTGCGCGCCGCGCCAGCCGCGCACCCAGGAGTTTCTCCGGCGTCTGCTGAACACCGACGGGGGCCAGGCATGA
- a CDS encoding amino acid ABC transporter permease produces the protein MFLQNALDFLPILLSGAVVTVQVTIASFLLSSLIGLAFALMMVSKVRAVALFGISVVNVIRGLPIIVQLFYIYFVLPDFGVQLSAMQAGIIGLGIAYSAYQAENFRAGIQAIQQGQIEAAESLGMRGPMIMRRVVLPQAFRIALPPYGNTLVMMLKDSSLVSTITVAEMTRAGQLIASSTFENMTVYTLVALLYLALSLPLSFALRRLEARIATRKKA, from the coding sequence ATGTTTCTCCAGAACGCCCTGGACTTCCTGCCCATTCTCCTGAGTGGCGCGGTGGTCACCGTGCAGGTCACGATTGCCTCGTTCCTGCTCAGCTCGCTCATCGGCCTGGCCTTCGCCCTGATGATGGTGTCGAAGGTCCGCGCCGTGGCGCTGTTCGGCATCTCCGTGGTCAACGTGATCCGCGGCCTGCCGATCATCGTGCAGCTGTTCTACATCTACTTCGTGCTGCCGGATTTCGGCGTGCAGCTGTCCGCCATGCAGGCCGGCATCATCGGCCTGGGCATCGCCTACTCGGCGTACCAGGCCGAGAACTTCCGCGCCGGCATCCAGGCCATCCAGCAGGGGCAGATCGAAGCCGCCGAATCCCTCGGCATGCGCGGCCCGATGATCATGCGCCGGGTGGTGCTGCCGCAGGCTTTCCGCATCGCCCTGCCGCCCTATGGCAACACCCTGGTGATGATGCTCAAGGACTCCTCGCTGGTGTCCACCATCACGGTGGCCGAGATGACCCGCGCCGGCCAACTGATCGCCTCCTCGACCTTCGAGAACATGACCGTCTACACCCTGGTCGCCCTGCTCTACCTGGCCCTGAGCCTGCCGCTGTCGTTCGCCCTGCGCCGCCTCGAAGCGCGCATCGCCACGAGGAAGAAAGCATGA
- a CDS encoding ABC transporter substrate-binding protein has protein sequence MHPRLRVFSCALALVASCAASLVAQAETLKVGATATGVPFTFLDVKTNSIQGMMVDSAQAVAKAGGFDVEIAQTTFAALIPSLTAKKIDLISAAMLRTPEREKVVQYSDPVFEYGEGLVVRADDDKAYTSMDDFKGEVVGAQVGTIFIDKLNQRGIFKEVRGYDSLADLTRDLALGRIKAGFGDHPILAYQMAKGTLKKVRLVDSYQPQIKGEVCLILRQGDPQLLAQVNKGIASIKADGTLAAIIGKWHLD, from the coding sequence ATGCATCCTCGCCTCCGCGTGTTTTCCTGCGCCCTCGCGCTCGTCGCCAGCTGCGCTGCATCCCTGGTCGCCCAGGCCGAAACCCTGAAGGTGGGCGCCACCGCCACCGGCGTGCCGTTCACCTTCCTCGACGTCAAGACCAACAGTATCCAGGGCATGATGGTCGATTCCGCCCAGGCTGTGGCCAAGGCTGGTGGCTTCGACGTGGAAATCGCCCAGACCACCTTCGCCGCGCTGATCCCCTCGCTGACCGCGAAGAAGATCGATCTGATCTCCGCCGCCATGCTGCGCACCCCCGAGCGGGAAAAAGTGGTGCAGTACTCCGACCCGGTGTTCGAGTACGGCGAGGGCCTGGTGGTGCGTGCCGACGACGACAAGGCCTACACCAGCATGGATGACTTCAAGGGTGAAGTGGTGGGCGCCCAGGTTGGCACCATCTTCATCGACAAGCTCAACCAGCGCGGCATCTTCAAGGAAGTGCGCGGCTACGACTCCCTCGCCGACCTCACCCGCGACCTGGCCTTGGGCCGCATCAAGGCCGGTTTCGGCGACCACCCGATCCTCGCCTACCAGATGGCCAAGGGCACCCTGAAGAAGGTCCGCCTGGTGGACAGCTACCAGCCGCAGATCAAGGGCGAGGTGTGCCTGATCCTGCGCCAGGGCGACCCGCAGCTGCTCGCCCAGGTCAACAAGGGCATCGCCAGCATCAAGGCCGACGGCACCCTCGCCGCCATCATCGGCAAGTGGCACCTGGACTGA
- a CDS encoding IclR family transcriptional regulator — translation MSDNENSLFNQSLEKGLAVLRAFNARNRTMNLAEVAEAADITKSSAQRMIHTLEALGYVSKHPQTKRFQLTPQVMEIGYNYLAADTLVDVANPFLAELAQTTGETTNLTEPVRTDMLYVARFVGPKFIPIHLPIGSRIPMYCTASGRAFLSALGDDEVLTLLQDSDLSSHTQYTRTSLEEILAEIAEIRRKGYAINSEELFLGDMAVAAPVRNSQGRPVASVHVVAPTSRWTREDAERRLAPAAIECARAISTSIRTL, via the coding sequence ATGAGCGACAACGAAAACAGCCTGTTCAACCAGTCGCTGGAGAAGGGCCTGGCGGTGTTGCGCGCCTTCAATGCGCGCAACCGCACGATGAATCTCGCCGAGGTAGCCGAGGCCGCCGATATCACCAAGAGTTCGGCGCAGCGGATGATCCACACGCTCGAGGCGCTGGGGTACGTCAGCAAGCACCCGCAGACCAAGCGCTTCCAGCTGACCCCGCAGGTAATGGAGATCGGCTACAACTACCTCGCGGCCGATACCCTGGTGGATGTCGCCAATCCCTTCCTCGCCGAGCTGGCGCAGACCACCGGCGAGACCACCAATCTCACCGAGCCGGTGCGCACCGACATGCTCTATGTGGCGCGTTTCGTGGGGCCCAAGTTCATTCCCATCCACCTGCCCATCGGCAGTCGCATCCCCATGTACTGCACCGCGTCGGGTCGCGCCTTCCTCAGTGCATTGGGTGATGACGAGGTGCTGACGTTGCTGCAGGACAGTGACCTGTCCAGCCACACCCAGTACACCCGGACTTCGCTGGAGGAGATCCTCGCCGAGATCGCCGAGATCCGTCGCAAGGGCTACGCGATCAACAGCGAGGAGCTGTTCCTGGGGGACATGGCGGTGGCTGCGCCGGTGCGCAACAGCCAGGGCCGCCCGGTAGCGTCGGTGCACGTGGTGGCGCCGACCAGCCGCTGGACCCGCGAGGACGCGGAACGCCGTCTGGCCCCGGCAGCCATCGAGTGTGCGCGGGCGATCAGCACCTCGATCCGCACGTTGTAA
- the cobF gene encoding precorrin-6A synthase (deacetylating), with product MKQLLIIGIGAGDPEYLTVQAINAMNRADVFFLLDKGASKQPLLQLRRDILQRYVTHDRYRLVEADSPERVREGDYAGQVHDLNRAKQQVFEQLIDSELQDGQCGAFLVWGDPSLYDSTLRILDAIQSAGRLDFDYQVIPGITSVQALAARHKVPLNAIGQSVQITTGRRLAEGFPANADSVVVMLDAEDTYRQLDDPELEIYWGAYVGTENEILRSGRLVEVGEDIQRTRREARQTHGWIMDSYLLRRTPKDS from the coding sequence ATGAAGCAACTGCTCATCATCGGCATCGGTGCCGGCGACCCCGAGTACCTCACCGTGCAGGCCATCAACGCGATGAACCGCGCGGACGTGTTCTTCCTCCTGGACAAGGGCGCCAGCAAGCAACCATTGCTGCAGCTGCGTCGGGACATCCTGCAGCGCTACGTCACCCATGACCGTTACCGCCTCGTCGAGGCCGACAGCCCCGAGCGCGTGCGCGAAGGCGATTACGCCGGGCAGGTGCACGACCTCAACCGCGCCAAGCAGCAGGTGTTCGAGCAGTTGATCGACAGCGAGCTGCAGGACGGCCAGTGCGGCGCCTTCCTAGTCTGGGGCGACCCCTCGCTGTACGACAGCACCCTGCGCATACTCGACGCCATCCAGAGCGCCGGCAGGCTGGACTTCGACTACCAGGTGATTCCGGGCATCACCAGCGTCCAGGCGCTCGCCGCGCGGCACAAGGTGCCGCTCAACGCCATTGGCCAGTCGGTGCAGATCACCACTGGCCGCCGCCTGGCCGAGGGCTTCCCGGCCAACGCCGACAGCGTGGTGGTGATGCTCGACGCCGAGGATACCTACCGCCAGCTGGACGACCCCGAGCTGGAAATCTACTGGGGCGCCTACGTCGGTACCGAGAACGAAATCCTCCGCAGCGGGCGGCTGGTGGAAGTCGGCGAAGACATCCAGCGCACCCGCCGCGAGGCCCGGCAGACCCACGGCTGGATCATGGACTCCTACCTGCTGCGGCGCACACCAAAGGACAGCTGA
- the metE gene encoding 5-methyltetrahydropteroyltriglutamate--homocysteine S-methyltransferase, translating to MALAHNLGFPRIGRDRELKKAQEAFWKGELDEAGLRAVGRELRAAHWQVQKNAGIDLLPVGDFAWYDQVLTHSLTFGVIPERFRTEGDAKPTLQTLFAMARGASAGCCGAHAQPLLAQELTKWFDTNYHYLVPEFSADQRFELSWEQLFEEVDEAHALGHRVKPVVIGPLTYLWLGKAKGASPGQEGFDKLELIERLLPLYGQIFRRLAAQGVEWVQIDEPILALDLPQAWKNAFERTYNLLQSEPLKKLVATYFAGLDDNLGLAAGLPVDGLHLDLVRAPEQFPTILDRLPAYKILSLGVVNGRNVWRCDLEKTLQVLRHAHDRVGERLWVAPSCSLLHSPVDLEREDQLDAELKSWLAFAVQKCAEVALLARAIDQPDAPDVVAALERSRAVQACRAASPRIHKAAVKARLAAVKAVDSQRQSPFAERIVKQRAGLDLPDFPTTTIGSFPQTSAIRLARQAFRQGTLSAADYTQAMQNEIRHAVEIQEHLGLDVLVHGEAERNDMVEYFAEQLDGYLITRFGWVQSYGSRCVKPAVIYGDLSRPKPMTVEWIRYAQSLTRKVMKGMLTGPVTLLAWSFPREDVCRETQARQLALAIRDEVLDLEAAGIRIVQIDEAAFREGLPLRRNEWGRYLDWATEAFRLCASGVRDDTQIHTHMCYSEFNDVIEAIAAMDADVITIETSRSDMELLAAFETFEYPNEIGPGVYDIHSPRVPATEEMVKLLRKAAQRIPAERLWVNPDCGLKTRAWPETEAALVNMVAAARELRRDVSLLG from the coding sequence ATGGCGTTGGCACACAACCTCGGCTTCCCCCGCATCGGCCGCGACCGCGAGCTGAAGAAGGCCCAGGAAGCCTTCTGGAAGGGCGAACTGGACGAAGCCGGCCTGCGTGCCGTCGGCCGCGAACTGCGCGCCGCTCACTGGCAGGTACAGAAGAACGCCGGCATCGACCTGCTGCCCGTGGGCGATTTCGCCTGGTATGACCAGGTGCTGACCCACTCGCTGACCTTCGGCGTGATTCCCGAGCGATTCCGTACCGAGGGCGATGCCAAGCCGACCCTGCAGACCCTGTTCGCCATGGCGCGCGGCGCCAGCGCCGGCTGTTGCGGCGCGCACGCCCAACCCCTTCTCGCGCAGGAGCTAACCAAGTGGTTCGATACCAACTACCACTACCTCGTCCCCGAATTCAGCGCTGACCAGCGCTTCGAGTTGAGCTGGGAGCAGTTGTTCGAGGAAGTGGACGAGGCCCACGCCCTCGGCCACAGGGTGAAGCCCGTGGTAATCGGCCCGCTGACCTACCTCTGGCTGGGCAAGGCCAAGGGCGCCTCGCCAGGCCAGGAAGGCTTCGACAAGCTCGAACTCATCGAGCGCCTGCTGCCGCTCTACGGCCAGATCTTCCGCCGCCTGGCCGCGCAGGGCGTGGAGTGGGTGCAGATCGACGAACCCATCCTCGCGCTCGACCTGCCCCAGGCTTGGAAGAACGCCTTCGAGCGCACCTACAACCTGCTGCAGAGCGAGCCGCTGAAGAAGCTGGTGGCCACCTATTTCGCTGGCCTGGACGACAACCTGGGCCTGGCCGCCGGCCTGCCGGTGGACGGCCTGCACCTCGACCTGGTGCGCGCGCCGGAGCAGTTCCCGACCATCCTCGACCGCTTGCCGGCCTACAAGATTCTGTCCCTGGGCGTGGTCAACGGCCGCAACGTCTGGCGCTGCGACCTGGAGAAGACCCTCCAGGTGCTGCGCCACGCCCATGACCGGGTGGGCGAGCGATTGTGGGTGGCGCCGTCCTGCTCGCTGTTGCACAGCCCCGTGGACCTGGAGCGCGAAGACCAGCTGGATGCCGAACTCAAGAGCTGGCTGGCTTTCGCCGTGCAGAAGTGCGCCGAAGTCGCCCTGCTCGCCCGCGCCATCGACCAGCCCGACGCGCCGGACGTCGTGGCCGCGCTGGAACGCAGCCGCGCCGTGCAGGCCTGCCGCGCCGCCTCGCCGCGCATCCACAAGGCCGCGGTGAAGGCCCGTCTGGCCGCCGTGAAAGCCGTCGACAGCCAGCGCCAATCCCCCTTCGCCGAGCGCATCGTCAAGCAGCGCGCCGGCCTGGACCTGCCGGACTTCCCCACCACCACCATCGGCTCCTTCCCGCAGACCTCGGCCATCCGCCTGGCGCGCCAGGCCTTCAGGCAGGGCACGCTCAGCGCCGCCGACTACACCCAGGCCATGCAGAACGAAATTCGCCATGCCGTGGAAATCCAGGAGCACCTGGGGCTCGACGTACTGGTGCATGGCGAGGCCGAGCGCAACGACATGGTGGAGTACTTCGCCGAGCAGCTCGACGGCTACCTGATCACCCGTTTCGGCTGGGTGCAGAGCTACGGTTCGCGCTGCGTGAAACCCGCGGTGATCTATGGCGACCTGAGCCGCCCCAAGCCGATGACGGTGGAGTGGATCCGCTACGCCCAGAGCCTCACCCGCAAGGTGATGAAGGGCATGCTGACCGGCCCGGTGACCCTGCTGGCGTGGTCCTTCCCGCGGGAGGACGTCTGCCGCGAGACGCAGGCGCGGCAGCTGGCGCTGGCGATCCGTGACGAGGTGCTCGACCTCGAAGCCGCCGGCATCCGCATCGTGCAGATCGATGAGGCCGCCTTCCGCGAGGGCCTGCCGCTGCGCCGCAATGAATGGGGCCGCTACCTCGACTGGGCGACCGAAGCCTTCCGCCTGTGCGCCTCGGGCGTGCGCGACGACACCCAGATCCACACCCACATGTGCTACAGCGAATTCAACGACGTGATCGAGGCCATCGCCGCCATGGACGCCGACGTCATCACCATCGAGACCTCACGCTCGGACATGGAGTTGCTGGCGGCCTTCGAGACGTTCGAGTACCCCAACGAGATCGGCCCTGGGGTCTACGACATCCACTCGCCGCGCGTTCCGGCCACCGAGGAAATGGTCAAGCTGCTGCGCAAGGCGGCCCAGCGCATTCCCGCCGAGCGCCTGTGGGTCAATCCCGACTGCGGCCTGAAGACCCGCGCCTGGCCGGAGACGGAAGCGGCGCTGGTGAACATGGTCGCGGCCGCCCGCGAGCTGCGCCGCGACGTGAGCCTGCTGGGCTGA
- a CDS encoding AraC family transcriptional regulator encodes MPSAGQDAPTLPGFTSLPRPVWLRAFDMPAGHEVELHSHPWGQLMYAASGVLEATTEQYACVIPPRRAMWLPAGVRHSARARTPVVHRSFYLAPELAVALGPCRVLEISPLLDNLIQRASEYPRLYPDGGPEARLMQVLVDELHNAPDSGLALPLPRDSRLRRVTDHLQQHPGERLGIEDWAQRVGASRRTLARLFRDETGLSFREWRERVRLLAALPRLERGESVTLIAGELGYESTSAFIELFQRQLHTSPGALARQMRGRDG; translated from the coding sequence ATGCCGTCAGCGGGACAGGACGCTCCGACACTTCCCGGCTTCACGTCGCTGCCGCGCCCCGTCTGGCTGCGCGCCTTCGACATGCCCGCCGGCCACGAGGTCGAACTGCACTCCCACCCCTGGGGCCAACTGATGTACGCCGCCAGCGGCGTGCTCGAGGCGACCACCGAGCAGTACGCCTGCGTGATTCCGCCACGCCGGGCGATGTGGCTGCCGGCGGGCGTGCGCCATAGCGCCCGGGCGCGGACGCCGGTGGTGCACCGCAGCTTTTACCTGGCGCCGGAACTGGCCGTCGCGCTGGGACCGTGCCGGGTGCTGGAGATCTCGCCGCTGCTGGACAATCTCATCCAGCGCGCCAGCGAATACCCCCGCCTCTACCCCGACGGCGGACCGGAAGCCCGGCTGATGCAGGTGCTGGTGGACGAACTGCACAACGCGCCGGACTCCGGCCTCGCCCTGCCGCTGCCACGCGACAGCCGCTTGCGGCGGGTCACCGATCACCTCCAGCAACATCCCGGCGAGCGGCTGGGCATCGAGGACTGGGCACAGCGCGTCGGCGCCTCGCGGCGCACCCTGGCGCGGCTGTTCCGCGATGAAACCGGGCTGTCGTTCCGCGAATGGCGCGAGCGCGTGCGTTTGCTGGCCGCGCTGCCGCGTCTGGAGCGCGGCGAGTCGGTGACGCTGATCGCCGGTGAACTGGGCTATGAATCCACCTCGGCATTCATCGAGCTGTTCCAGCGGCAACTCCATACCTCGCCCGGCGCGCTGGCGCGGCAGATGCGCGGGCGTGACGGCTAG
- the panB gene encoding 3-methyl-2-oxobutanoate hydroxymethyltransferase: MSSHRPQQRLSILDIRQRREPGSLVVLTAYSTPMARLLDPHVDVLLVGDSLGMVLYGMPHTLAVSLDTMIAHGAAVVRGSQRACVVVDMPFASYQASPQQAFLAAARVLAESGAQAVKLEGGAEMAETIAFLVERGIPVMAHIGLMPQKVNALGGFKVQGKEEGGAARVLRDADAVAAAGAFSVVLEGVLEPLARQVCERLEIPVIGIGASPACAGQVLVTEDMLGLSGEQIPRFAEQYVRVDELISAAAERFANEVHQGRFPQARHCFGMDPSR; encoded by the coding sequence ATGAGCAGCCATCGTCCGCAACAACGCCTGTCCATCCTCGACATCCGCCAGCGCCGCGAGCCCGGCAGCCTGGTGGTGCTCACCGCCTATTCGACGCCCATGGCACGGCTGCTCGACCCGCATGTCGACGTACTGCTGGTGGGCGATTCGTTGGGCATGGTGCTCTACGGCATGCCGCATACGCTGGCCGTCAGCCTCGACACCATGATCGCCCATGGCGCGGCCGTGGTGCGCGGCTCGCAGCGGGCGTGCGTGGTGGTGGACATGCCCTTCGCCAGTTACCAGGCCTCGCCGCAGCAGGCCTTCCTTGCGGCGGCGCGGGTGCTCGCCGAAAGCGGCGCGCAGGCGGTCAAGCTCGAAGGCGGCGCGGAGATGGCCGAGACCATCGCCTTCCTCGTCGAGCGCGGCATCCCGGTGATGGCGCACATCGGCCTGATGCCGCAGAAGGTCAACGCCCTCGGCGGCTTCAAGGTCCAGGGCAAGGAGGAGGGTGGTGCTGCCCGGGTGCTGCGCGATGCGGATGCCGTCGCGGCCGCCGGGGCGTTCAGCGTGGTGCTGGAAGGCGTGTTGGAGCCGCTGGCGCGGCAGGTCTGCGAGCGCCTGGAGATTCCGGTGATCGGCATCGGCGCCTCACCTGCCTGCGCCGGCCAGGTGCTGGTGACCGAGGACATGCTCGGGCTCTCCGGCGAACAGATTCCGCGTTTTGCCGAGCAATACGTGCGGGTGGACGAGCTGATCAGCGCGGCGGCCGAACGCTTCGCCAACGAGGTGCACCAGGGCCGGTTCCCGCAGGCGCGGCATTGTTTCGGGATGGATCCGTCCCGTTGA
- a CDS encoding TIGR04211 family SH3 domain-containing protein — translation MSLLRRFPARVSSLQTRALGACLFAGLLAAGAAAQAEEPASNARWVNDSLSTYVRSGPTDGYRIVGTLTSGQKVQLVSTSGDYSQVRSDSGNTVWIASKDLQDKPGQAERLPALEQKVSELTTQLQTIDDSWKNRVQGMQETLDARKKLIDELQATRSALDAELNQARAQLRDTQAQLGDENKQVLMRYMAYGGSIAGAGLLAGLILPTMLRVRRKRSTEWV, via the coding sequence ATGTCCCTATTGCGTCGCTTCCCCGCACGAGTTTCTTCCCTTCAGACCCGCGCCCTCGGTGCCTGCCTGTTTGCCGGCCTGCTGGCGGCCGGCGCCGCTGCCCAGGCCGAGGAGCCCGCCAGCAACGCGCGCTGGGTGAACGACAGCCTGAGCACTTACGTGCGCAGCGGCCCCACCGACGGCTACCGCATCGTCGGCACGCTGACGTCGGGGCAGAAGGTCCAGCTGGTCAGCACGTCCGGCGACTACAGCCAGGTACGCAGCGACAGCGGCAATACCGTGTGGATCGCCAGCAAGGACCTGCAGGACAAGCCCGGCCAAGCCGAGCGCCTGCCCGCGCTGGAACAGAAGGTCAGCGAGCTGACCACCCAGCTGCAGACCATCGACGACTCCTGGAAGAACCGCGTGCAAGGCATGCAGGAAACCCTGGATGCGCGCAAGAAGCTCATCGATGAATTGCAGGCCACCCGCAGCGCACTGGACGCCGAGCTGAACCAGGCACGCGCGCAGCTACGCGATACCCAGGCGCAGCTGGGCGATGAGAACAAGCAGGTGCTGATGCGCTACATGGCCTACGGCGGCAGCATCGCCGGCGCCGGCCTGCTCGCCGGGCTGATCCTGCCGACCATGCTGCGCGTGCGTCGCAAGCGTTCGACCGAGTGGGTCTGA
- a CDS encoding cupin domain-containing protein — protein sequence MSDFITVLRDTCPTPVLDATKWKRIGGDPHTVNLNAYLSADGSKIMGTWICTPGKFEVNYEKWEYCHFLDGYCVITPEGEQPIHLRAGDVFVIEPGMKGTWEVVETVRKYFVFA from the coding sequence ATGTCCGACTTCATTACCGTACTGCGCGACACCTGCCCGACGCCCGTGCTGGACGCCACCAAGTGGAAGCGCATCGGCGGCGACCCGCACACCGTCAACCTCAACGCCTACCTGTCGGCGGACGGCAGCAAGATCATGGGCACCTGGATCTGCACCCCCGGCAAGTTCGAGGTCAACTACGAGAAGTGGGAGTACTGCCACTTCCTCGACGGCTACTGCGTCATCACCCCTGAGGGCGAACAGCCGATCCATCTGCGCGCCGGCGACGTGTTCGTCATCGAACCGGGCATGAAGGGCACCTGGGAAGTCGTGGAGACCGTGCGCAAGTACTTCGTCTTTGCCTGA